The Lonchura striata isolate bLonStr1 chromosome 6, bLonStr1.mat, whole genome shotgun sequence nucleotide sequence CCCAAGAAATGTAtatatccatccatccatacatacatacatacatacatgcatGCATACATACATCCAAGTTTTGAGCACATTTCATCCTTAAATCAGTTGGTAATGTATGTTGATATACCCACTACAAGAGGCAGAATGGGGAAGAgccatttttccctttccctgagAATCTTTACCCATGGCAAAAGTCACATAAGGATTCATCCTCACTCCCAAAAGCATATTGTGCCACATCAGCACAGAAATAAAGAGGATGCCATCaataaaacttctgaaaaatgaaatatccCTGACTTTTGGCTCCTGTATCACATTCTCTGCTCAATTCCTAGTCCAGAATTTCATCTAACTACACAGCATGCTGACCTCTTGAAACAGGCATCGGGCCCAGACTATGATCTTGCATATCTTACTAAAACTtaggaaaaaatccaacaaaaaaactctgaatttacattttcataaaaGAACAGAGTTCccttcaaaaacaaaaatttgAAGACTAGGCTGTGAGAAAGCAGTGCATAGGAATTAGATAGAAAATACAAACCCAAAGGCAAAGTGTCTAGAGACAGCTGCAAGTGGATAAATACTGGCATAACACTTGTTACTACAAAATATTGTATAATCCCAAATTATAAAAAATTCCCTGTCTCAGTAGATGAGATTCAAAGCATAAAGGGTACATGTTGCAAATTTTCAACTAGAGGTGAACATGTATTACAGGACTTCAAAACTCTTGTCCTGGTTAGTTTGGAATTAGATGGTTAGTTAGGAAGAAAATAACCATAAATTAATTCAGACCTCAAATTAATAATATCTAAATGTAACATTTTCTGGTGGCTTTCAGAAAAGTATAAAAACACTTAAGTATATCAATATTGTAAATAAAATTGTCTTTAGAAATactaaaaagaaacaaatccaaACACAACATAAACACAACTTTTTTAGTTCTGTCATCTAGTGGTTTGAGTCTTGTGCTGAATTCTCCAAATGATCTTTACAGGAAATAGGCTATTTTTGCCTAAATTAGAACACAAATGAGGATGTGGTTTACTGACAGCGTGATAGAGACATAGATTAAAGTTGAGAACATTAGTAGGTAAATGCAATAACTCTTCCACTTCACTTGCTTCACTAGATGATGGTTTTTTTTGCCTAATGTAAGCATTGGTCACTGAAACATTATAGTGATTATAGTGATATTTATTTCAATGACAATATCAAAACATTGTCTAACCAAGATAGTTTTTCTGTAGTTCCTTCTGGCATCTTTGCCTTGCCTACTTCAAATCCGTTACCCTTTGTTACTTTTGACCTTCATCACTAATATTATTTCCTTGatttataaaaaaatgcaaaatatatgtATTCATTATATGCATCTGACACACTTCACTAAAAGAAGTCCACTAGGTTTCAGTCATATAGTGTTTGGAAATGATAATGTGACTTTTAGCTGGAAGACTTCTCTATTTCACTTCTGATTCAAAATCACTGGCAAGTACCAAGCAGACTTCCATAGGTGTGAGATTGGGCTCCAGTTCTAGTTCCACCACAGTAAACACTGTTAGATTAGACTACAGTCATATTCATAAACTCTAAATCTCCGAAAACCATTGAAGTCTGAATATACATCGTGTGCATGGTACAGAAAACAATGTTATATCTGTCTTTTGTACAGCTgacttatttatttttgaagctGACTTTGTTGCTCTAACTCCCTTGCAAAGACTTTTGAGGTTCTTTGCATTACAAATGAAGAGTTAATTTGGGTGTAACCTCCAGAGCCTTTTCAGAGAGAGGAGAGGTTCTGGTGGCATTATGTATCTACAGTTTATACTACAGAGAAGACCTTTAGCCAATGTAATAATGCCTGGGTGGAATGATAAATGCTGACCACATACAATTCCTATTGATTtggagctctgtgtgctcaggAGCTGTTATGGTTTAAAATCCAATGTGGTACACGATGATCCGAAAATTTAGTTCAGTTATTAGAAAAAGGTAAATGAACAATAGAAGTCTTAGTTTGGTTTATGTTTATCAGTTGGGAAAACGGTCCTTTGGCTTATAATAGTACAAACTCTGACATAGAAAATTGTGTAATAGCATAATGAGCACAACTTATGCACAATCTTTGTAGGGAGCAGATACACATATCTCCCTCTCCTCCATTACATGTGACTGTATGTATAACATGGGGAATTACATTTAGCTCATCCttacagagaaaaattaaagtACTAATAGGTTAGAGTGAAGTCATCCTGTCTTGAAACACACTTCTGGTAAGCACACTTCTACAGTATGTTCAGTTTCCAGAAGAAATTTTGGCTGCTGGCTGTACTGGGATTGAAAACCAGTTTGTAAACCTGGGTCAGTCATGTGTGTGCAACAGACCCACTATGTGTGCCCCTCCAGCACATCCCTTGGaaggaaatttttcttaatgtaGATGTCCTGATCATCCCACTTTTATGAGCCTAAATGGGTTTGATTGCAGTACCTTTGAGAGAAGTATCTCACTCAAACTGcttttgatggaaaaaaaaaacttccaagTAACAAGGCATCCTCCCGTTGACTCCTGCCATTGCAGCCAAGGACCCAAAGTGTATTCCCATTGTCCGCTTGCAAAGATGCACTATTTCAAAAGATTATCCTTTGCAACAATCTGCTCAGTTTAGATGTGTATTTCTCTGTTAAGATGAAAAGTCTTTTTCTTGCTGAGTCATTAATGTCGTATATCCTCATTTGCCAAGTCTGCTGTTAGTTGGGATACATATGAAACctgcaaaaaaaatctcactggcCTTTGTTCAAATTGAAATGGAAACTTATAAGAGATTTTACTTTCTTCACTAGCTTATATCAAATCAGACAGAATCTGTACCAGCTTTTAAATTGCTATAACATCTGATTTGTCTATAACAGAATTTGTCTATGTTGACTCATtacaattctgaaaaaaaagtcaCCTCTGACCACTAACAAAGGGGGTAGTGTATCTTGAGAACTCTGTGTATGACTAACTGACATATACAATAAATACAAATGTTACTACAGTAACAGATTGAAATTATATAGTTCATTTAAACCTTTTTCCAACTTCAGCTTAGTCCCCGCTAAAGCACACAGGAAATAAACATATTGAGCTGTCTGGCACCAGGCAACTATCCAGGTCCTGTTCTGTCTAGCACTGTGCTAGGCTTATCCATCTAATCAACATTAGGAGGTTTATTTATGTGAGACAGATATATTAGTAATAAATGAATTTATTCAGTAGCTTGGTGGATTTATATATGTACAAAATCATTTTAGTTTAAGCAGACTTAAAACTGAGTGACTCCACTACTTTTATGGGCTGTATCCTGAAGCCCTTAGCACATTCTAGTCTCctcttcacaggaaaaaaaatacaactcaAACCACACAAACCCCCCCCCAcacaccaaaaaccccccaaaacaaaaaaccaaaacacattaccaaaacaaaacactaatTGAAGTGAATGGAATGTTTACTGGagcaaaaactgaaaaagaCGTAAGAACTGGTGAAATGCAAGTGAACATGAATCTAGCTGAGTGGCATTTCAAAGACTAGTggtatatttatatacattgtATGCACTATTCCATGTATAAAAGTCTGTTTCAATTTTTACAGCCCAGGATAGTTTGTACAAGAGAAACAGCTGGCAGAATTCAGAAGGGATATCTGGGTTTTCTTCATCACACCTATTTGTACTTTAGACAGACTTTGTTTTAAGGCATTAATTTGACATGGGAGTCAGGTCTGTGCTACGTTGAAGACTGTTTTCACTGATTCCTCTGTTGTTTTTTAGAAAACAAGACTGAGAATTCTCTTAGTGCTAAGGTTTATCCATTTCAATCAGACAGTGAGTGGCACATTCCCACCTCATTCGCAGTTTTTAATTCCAATTGCTTTTGAAatgtcccttttccttcccccctTTATGCTGCCACTTGAAAGTTGAAATGCAGCAAGAATGTAACGTTAGGTGCCAGTTTTCTGAATTACAGGGTGAGTGCTTTAGCTGATCCCAAAAAGCAAGTGTCTTTTTATACCGCATAAAAGCCTGAAATGTTTACATATCAAAAGGCTGTAGGCCAATTTCTGTCAAAATTATACATGAAGTTAAGCAGTACAAGCAATTTATTTAAACACTAGTCATTGTAGAAAAATTCAAAACCATATGCTCTTTTAGCAGTTTTTCACAAATGCATTTGACCCATGACTTGGCAAGACATGCATGCTTCATAATTTACTCTAAATTTCAAATCCTCTTGACGTTTAAATAAAAGATCTTCATTAATAAAGTTTATATGAATGAAAACTTTAGAAGCTGATATTGTTAGAGGGAAGCTTTCAGAAAAATACCCAACCGCGTTTCTGCCTCGTTTTCAAATGACTGACTCTCCTAATCAGTTCAAGATAAGTTTATTCTGGGAACAAATTACGGTAATTCCGCATTGTATgacttttatactttttttcttcctggtgAAGCAATGATGCAATCAATTTGAAACAAACGTGGGGAACGCTGCAGGGTGATGGCATTTATAAGTGAGGGATGTGCCGCGAAGCGCCGTTTCGCCGCCGGTCATCCCCCAAAGCCCCGGTTCACCCCCGCTACCCCCGGCGTGGGGCGGGAGCCGCAGCCGGGACCTGCTGGCCGAGACCAGCCCCGGCCGGGCTGGGGCTCGGCGCCCCGGGCCCCTCCCGGCCGGTCAAAGACTCCGCAGGGAAAGGGATGGGTGCGTTTTGCATCCCAGGAATTAttctttaatatattaaaattaaaaaaaaaagtcagatttcTCCGCATTTTCACAGACTTGTGTATGGTGATTGCTTTGTATGAAATCGTGTTTGGGTAATAATATTGAAAATCAGCGCCGTGTTTACCGTATTTCATACCTAACAGCTTGCTCTGCCCAGTGCTATGCTCCTCTTTAGATCCCTCTTTCAACCCATGCTGTGACCACCCTCCCGTAACAAACAATTGCTTAGCAACACTATGCAGCACAATTTGCTTGTGTTTCATTTGTTATTACAATTTCACCCCGACATTGTGTGACAACTGATTGTTTGTTTAACACAATTTTCCGTTTGCCAGGTTAGCAAAGAGCGCATGGGAAATGAGAAACTCCGAGAGCAGGCTTTGCGAAGCGGGTATCGAAACCGGGGGTTTCACGGCAAAACGACTCagactaaaacaaaacaaaataaaagaaaccgTCCCCACTGGGCCAACAAAGTTATttggaaaatataatttctaaattAGGAATGAGGGTGAGAGTTGTAGCATGGTGGATCATCCGTCGGGAGAACAAAAAACTCTCTGGGAAGCCGAGCGCCCGGCGGGCCCGGGCGGTGTGTGCTCCGCCGGCGCCGCGGCTCCTCGGGTGCCCACTCGTGTCCCGCGGTGCTGCTGTCACCTGGGAGAAGCCGGACGGGCGCGGAGATGAAGCCCTGACGCAAGGGATGCTAAACACCCGAGAAgtcggccccggcggcgggtgTCCCCACCGAGGGCATTCCCATCTGCGAGCCCCCGCAGGAAGCGGGGCTCCGGGGGTCACCCGGTTTGTCCCCCGAGGGGCGGCAGTCCCGGCTGAGCGCTGTCCCCGCCGCCCGCCTCCgcggccgcgcagcgcccgtCCCGAGATGCTCCCGCGGGATGCGCCACTCCGGGCCGGAGCCGGAGCGGGCCGTGCCCCGCTGCCGGCCTCCCCTCGGGCCTGCCTCTCCCGGGGACCCCCGCCCGGCTCGCCCGGGCCACCGGAGGGATGCTGTCGCGCATTGCTGCAGAGCCGCTGAGGACGTGAAGGAGCATCCCGATGGCGGCATTAAGCAGGCGCTGCTCTGCATGCAGCGTGACCGGCTGCACTCAGGGAATTactgaccaaaaaaaccccaacaaaccgAAACTCCCACTCCAAGCCCAcccacaaacaaataaaaaataaagaaaactctCAAAAcatcaacaggaaaaaaattatcccaaatCTAACCAAAAACCCGCCTAACCGTGTGTCAAATAGTTTCACTTTCTATCAAATTTGAAAAACTTGCACGAAGTTCAGGTCTAAATGCCGAAGGCATAAAGAAATGGTTAGGCAGATAaattgaagtaaaaaaaaatgcagctaaTTAATCACATTGCGATGTATCAATAAAGCGATAATTTAGTTTTTGCAATTGTTTTTTAACGCTTATACAAATCTTTCGCTAGAAATACGTTTCAGATCATTCTCAGGTGCGGTTTCAAATCCTGGTATATCGAGGAAAGGAAGGCTAAAGATAAAGTGCGAGTAAGCGCTAACGAGGATATTCTTTGTTGAGGAAAAATAATGTGTTCCTCGTAAACGAACTCTAATGGCTTGTTTTCATTTCATGCGTACAATTTCCTACCTTCTTTGATGGAGAGTTGATGGGGTAAATAGTCTAATCTTATTCAGTTCACCTCCTGTGGATTCCCAGGGACAGTCGTGACAGACGAAGTATTCTGCAAATCACAAGAGCCAGCTACCAGGAGAGCCAAACCTCTTAATATGAAGAGTTTTAGGGATTTAAAATTTCTCCATTTAAAAATTCACGGAACATGCAAAATATAAAGTTTTCTGCATCATTGCAACTTTATGGGCTTTGTTTTCTAAGCTAGATaattaaagattaaaaagaaaagaaataggcACCAAGATAGATCGGAAGCAAATCGGAATACCTACCACACGCGGGGATTTGAGATGGCATTGGTCTTTAACGTTTGCTTCTCTTggcttgttttaaaaacaaaaagtgatACCTGTCTGAATCtgttaaaaaaggaagaaaaaaaaaactgaaaacgGGGAGAGAGACAAGTTTACAATATTCATGTGTCCTTGTTCTGCCAGGTGAcctaggaaaataataaaaaataattcagttacTCAGTGGAGACGTTGTTGCTTCACTGCATAAACCTTAAATCAGAGAAACACATACTCTTCAATGCCCGTTCAGTCCTCCGAGCAAGATACAAACCCTGCTACAGAAACACTTGGAGTGGGGGGGGCGTTGCATGTTTATGTGgcagtttatttctttttttttttaagtgcttctTAAGCAGTTCGAAGCATAAATAATGAATCTCAGCCTTAGACAGAGGAAATCGCACCCACTAATGTGAACTAACACGACCAAAGTAGGTGCATAATAGACAAGACTAGGAGCTGCTAACCACTTCTACACAATGGCATTAATAAGATTAACCTGGGCAATTAGCCGGTGCAGCAGAGATCAAGCCTAAATCTGGGGCCTTTCTAAAAAGCCCACTAATGGAAAGGATTACGTTAATTTCATTAATTCTCAATACACAGACTCTGGCTGCTTTCACTCCTTTGTGTAACCCCCACCTCTTCCCCAccaaaaaaggggagaaaaaaaaaatcaaatctggttttgtttgtcaTCTGCATATTACCAGGAACTAAATCCAGGATGACGTCGCCTGGGTATAAAAAAGGGAAGAGGTTCAGATGGATTATACTCCGAGCAGCCCTCTGGGTTGAGATCAGTAAACAGGCGAGAGTTGAGGGGGGAAAGTTCCAGGGGTGGATCCTgcgcacacgcacacacaccGCACACGCGCGCACAGACACACACGCACACTCTGCCCGCAAGCTGCCCTCGGAAAAGGCTCTTTTCTTTTCGCTCCGATCTCTTTCTAAAATTTATCCGAAAAGTTTCGATTTCGTGTCCTTCCAGCCTcttccccccccctccccagccaccACCTACCCTCCCTCCcgccctcctccctccctcccccggCCGGTCCCCGCCGCCCTGCCCCGCACGGTTTGGGGCATGCCTGTGAGCATGTTCAGCATCGACAATATCCTGGCGGCCAGACCTCGCTGCAAGGACTCGGTGCTGCTGCCCCCGAGCGCCGCGCCCGTCGTCTTCCCCAGCCTCCACGGGGACTCGCTCTACGGCAGCGCCTCCGACTACAGCGGATTTTACTCCCGGGCGGTGGCTCCCGCCTCCGCGCTGCCGCCGGCCGTCACTGGATCTCGGCTCGGCTACAACAACTACTACTACGGGCAGCTGCATGTGCCGGCGTCCCCCGTGGGCCCTTCGTGCTGCGGGGCCGTGCCGCCCCTGGGCGCCCAGCAGTGCTCCTGCGTCCCCCCCGCAGGTAAGGCGGCCCCGCGTGGGACGGGGCGGACGGGCCCCTTTGTTcccgcagccgcggggccggagcgggTGGCGGGAGCTGGAGGCCCGCAGGAGAGCGGGTGGGCGGCGGGAGGGGACATTttcgggacgggacgggacgggacagGAGTGGGGGGAAGCAGCGATCTCATGCAAAGCCTATCGTCGACTCGTCTGTCTGTCCGTAGGTTACGAGGGCACTGGGTCAGTCCTGATGTCCCCTGTTCCCCATCAGATGTTGCCCTACATGAACGTGGGCACTTTGTCCCGGACGGAGCTGCAGTTACTGAATCAGCTGCACTGCAGGCGAAAAAGACGGCACCGGACTATCTTCACTGACGAGCAGCTGGAAGCGCTGGAAAACCTCTTCCAGGAAACGAAATACCCAGACGTGGGCACGAGGGAGCAGCTGGCCAGAAGGGTGCACttaagagaggaaaaagtggaggtactttgctttctttttctttcttcaaccCTCTCCCCATTCGCACTCAAACGCGCCCGAACCGGATGTATCGCGGTGCggctccagcccggctctgccagCGGAGGGAGAGCGACCGCTTTGCGGGGGCAGAGGgaaagttttttattatttccaagTGCCCTTCCTTGGGACGGCCAGCCGAGCCTGTCACAGGGCTGCGAGGGATTGTCGGCAGGCGGCTGTGCCTCCTGAATGCGCCCGGCCGGTCCCACCCGAGCGGCTTCCCCGCCTCCCTCcctccgtccgtccgtccgtccgtccgtccgagTTTGGCCGCCGCACACCGGCCCCAGCAGGGCTCCTGCGGGGCTGAGGTCAGCTGCGGGTTTgcatagttttatttttgtttttcgccctaataatttaatttcttaacGTAACAGGTTTGGTTCAAAAACCGCCGGGCGAAGTGGAGGAGGCAAAAGAGATCGTCTTCGGAGGAATCAGAAAACGCACAAAAATGGAATAAAGCGTCTAAAACGTCACCGGAGAAGAGACCAGAGGACGGGAAAAGTGACTTGGACTCTGACAGCTGATACTTCTAAGTGGGGGGGACATTTCCCGTGGACTGTCGGATACACTCCAGAGGATGCTACTAATCTTGCACAAGATCTGCCTTGTTGGAGGGGGGAAATATCTGTATATAATGTACAATGCCCCGAGCTAATTCCGTGTAAATAAAATGTGTTGCGGAGGTGTTGCACAGGTAGACGGCGGCGCGTTTGTTCACTCTGCGCCGCGGGGAGAGGGAGCGGAGAGGGACAAGGGAGCAGGGAGCGATGGTGCCCAGCTCCCCGGGGTTCCTCGGTGTTCCGCGGTGCGGCATCACGGGGGGAACGCCGGCGgagggcagcgctggcaggCGGGTCCCGCTCGCCGCACGCCGGGCAGCGATGGTGGGACTCGCACCCGGAGGGAAGCGGCCGgggcccagcctggcagcccGGTACGAGCCCGAGGGGCCGGGAGCGAACCCCGCCGCTCCTCCCGGGGCGGCCCTCGGCAGTCCGGCCCCGCTGGCCCGGCCGCGGCCCGAGCGCTTCTCCCGTCCGGGAGCGCCGCGGGTCCCGGCCGCCGCTCCTCCCGCCCACCGTGCCCTTGGGAGACACCGGCAGGGGAAGCAAACCCGGCCCCACACTTGTTAACTCCTGCTCTTTCCCCTGTCTCCCTGCGCTTGAGCTTGGTTGAGTTTCCAAAGCGTTTGTCTTTGACCCTCGTTTTGAAAAGCCAGCTCTCTTCAGCGGTGTTTAAAGCTGTTGTTAATAAATTGTAGACATTACCAGATTAATTACGCGTATAGGGGAGTACGAGCCCTTGTGTGCTGCTTTTTTCAGGTGTTTCAGAGGAAGTTGCTAATGGAAGTTTTCTCCCCTTTGAGGCAGCACCTTTGCAATTCCGAAAGCAGTGACAGCCTGGCCTCGTTTTACTCTTCCCTCTACGAGGGCCTCGTAGCAGAGACGTCTATTCCCCCTTTAAAATCCACGCTCGTTTTCCTTCCGCTTTTTTCCCCTGTGGCTCTCCAGCTCAGAGCTTATAATTTCAGAGAGGAGCCACAGTGGTTCCCCATGGTGTTGTGTTTAGGAAGACACTTCTCTGTCCTTGCCTAAAAGACTGTTCATAAAGTTAAAACAAATAACCTGAAAGTGTAAATCCAATTCAGACGATCTCTGGCCCGAAAACTTCATGCTGTGCCTTTCATTCAAAGTTAAGTCGTAGTAAGCTGATTTTTCTTAATTATGGCCAATGCCTAAACTCACCTATATCTATTAATCTCACCTACTTTAGACAAATTGTTTGTTCAAAAATGCTCACCATTACTTCCAGTGATGCAAGAAAGGGTCAACTGCTGTGTTGCTTgcctttttcctatttttcgTGATAGATCCAGGTTTTTATGGGTGTTGTAACATGGTGCATACTGCAGGTGTTAGTGTGAGAGAACCAGTCTTAGTACCTGTCTGCTCAGATAGCTCTTAGATGCCAATGTTTCCACAGAGATGTCGTATCTCTTTCTGAGTGACCTCTCACCACATCAAGATGtaggagcagctgctgtggaagCAATTCAGTGTGGTTTTGTGTGAGCCAGCCTTTAGGAGGCTAAGAGTTTCACAGCTACTGCTGtcttgaagggaaaaaaaaattagcctCTTGTTCCTCAGTACAGCAGAAGAGGAAGGATAAAAACAAATGGATTCTTCTTGTACACATGTGATGGTTTGGTTTTATGGAGCTATTACATTTTGGAGATTCTACCCTATTGCTATGGATGCATATTTGACCTCTGTAAACTATACTGAATTACAACACAACAGCACTAAAAATTAGTTCTTAAATTGCTGAAAATTAGATTTGAAGTGTTTTGTTATGTTATATGCAGGAAGTCTCAGTGAGTGAAGTTTTAATGTCATCACCTCTGTATTTAGTCACTGTTAGGTTTTAAAATGCATACTTAATTTGCAAATAAAAGCCAGGTCTAAGGATAATATTGCCCAAGACTTTACAAATGCTTATATATTTGTGTTACTTCCATGTGTAAATATCCATATTGTCACAATAGGAGCTTGgtaaggttttgttttgttttgctttttttattttttgtgtggtATGACAATTTTGGAAGTCTCTATTAAAGATTTTAGCTTGCATAGTTGAATGTAGGAGTTAAACTAGATCTGGATTTGTAAGAAATGggatttaaaaagatttttgatTACTAATAGGAGTTACTTAAAGTTGCAGTACACATCTTTAAAGAAACGTAGATATTTCCAATGGGAGCAATGGCTCCATTTGTGACCCACAGAAGCTCCAGGTCCCCAAACATTAATGGATTTATTGAGAGTTGTTTGTTATGTGGAAACATAAGATGTGATGTAAGAATCAAAACTTTGTATTCCAAAACACAGTTCTAGTCATAGAATTGAATCACCtctgatttctttaaaataacattGTACTTTTGTCTGTATTAATTTTTGAGTTTTCTATAAATTCTTTATTACCATAAACTTGATCTTGCAGTCACAGGAATCTACTGTTATTACTACAAGTAGGTGTAGATCTACTGAAGCTAATAATATGACTTTAAAATACAGTTGAAAGGCAATTTTAATCTTGACCTAAAAGCTTAATCTTACTTACTAAAAATTGTGTTTGTGCCATTCATAGTAGCTGTCTTATTCTTTTTCTCAGTGGTGTTTGCTGAAAACCTAAAGGTTTTATTCTATCTTTTTTTTAGCCTACAAAATGAGATTCTGTGCAGTATGGAAGTATGATAGTGAAAAAGTAGTGAGAAGTTTGCATGAAAAGGATCAAGAAAGTTGAAAACTAAATTATTGAAAACATGAGAGGGATTGTAACAAGAAGATCTCTCATTCGTTTATGCTGTTTTGTTGGCATATTCCACTTCTAGATGTCTGTCTGGATTTTTAATTTAGGAGGATTCCTACATGCCAAAATGCAAATACCACGTAGCagctttcattattttctctttctgctcatGAAGTAGGAACAAATCAAACCAAGAGACCTGAATAGGTGCTATGTTCCAGCAGGTTCAGTTCTAACAAAGGGGCTTTGAAAGAGCTGTTTGTGGTTCTGTTTGTTAACATTTGTCTAAAAGGAGAccaaaaaagaattttaaaaattatttggtcGGTTTTGTCTGTATCTCCCAGTGCAACTTACAACCTTGTATCTTGGGCAAACATTCTCAGAAGATTGGATGGGACTGAAATGTTCTGTATTGTTCATGGTACTGAGGCACTGAACT carries:
- the GSC gene encoding homeobox protein goosecoid; this translates as MTSPGYKKGKRFRWIILRAALWVEISKQARVEGGKFQGWILRTRTHTAHARTDTHAHSARKLPSEKALFFSLRSLSKIYPKSFDFVSFQPLPPPSPATTYPPSRPPPSLPRPVPAALPRTVWGMPVSMFSIDNILAARPRCKDSVLLPPSAAPVVFPSLHGDSLYGSASDYSGFYSRAVAPASALPPAVTGSRLGYNNYYYGQLHVPASPVGPSCCGAVPPLGAQQCSCVPPAGYEGTGSVLMSPVPHQMLPYMNVGTLSRTELQLLNQLHCRRKRRHRTIFTDEQLEALENLFQETKYPDVGTREQLARRVHLREEKVEVWFKNRRAKWRRQKRSSSEESENAQKWNKASKTSPEKRPEDGKSDLDSDS